TCGCCGACGACCTGGACCCCGCGGAGATCGCCGCCCTGGTCACCCTGGTCGACCGGTTGCCGGTGCTGGTGAAGCACCTGGACGAGGACGTGCTGCCGGTGGTGGCCTCGATGGGCGACCTGGCCCCCGACGTGCACCAGCTGCTGGACACCGTGCAGGACCTGCGCGAACTGGCCAAGGGGTTCCCGGGCTCCAAGCTGTTCCGCCGCCGGGGTGCCGAGGAGATCGCCGAGGAGGAGGCCGGCCAGCGCGGACGCTGACCGACCTCGGCCACTCAGTCCTCCGTGGGGTGGCCCAGGGCGCGGACCACCTCGCCGATCCGGGTGTAGGTCTCCCCTCCGGGCAGCCGGGACAGCTCGTCGGCCACCGCGTCCGGCGCCCGGTGGTCCCGGGCGGCCTCGACCAGGTCGGCGCCGGTGCTCGGGAAGTCCGCCCGGTCCAGCCAGCGCGCCAGCTCGCTCCGCAGCTGCACGGTCGCGGCGTCCGTCCCGGCCGGCACCCCACCGGTCAGGGTGCCGTCGGGAGCGGCGTCGACATCGGGCTGGTCCTCGCCGCTGGGCTCGGCCTCCCGGGACTCCTCCACCCGGCCGTCGTGCCCGGTGCGGGTGACCGCCTCGGACTCCGCGGCGAGCACGTCGTCGCGCATCGCGCCGTGCGTGCCGCCGGTCTGCACGTCCTCCGCCGGACCGGTCACTGCTTGTCCAGCGCCTCGGGCTTGTGCACCGCGGTCTTGCCGGACTTGTCGCTCTCCACCTCGTACTGCGGCTCGTCCTCGCTGGCCTTGACCGTCCGACCACCGGCCTCGGTCTCCTCGGTGATCTTCCGTGTCACGGTGCCCTCGGTCTTGGTGCCGTGGGTCTTCCAGGTGACGTCGTCACCCTTCTTGAGGTCGTCGCTCACGTCGTGCTCCTCGCGTCGTCGGGCCCGACTGCTGCCCGCCCCGCCCCTCGTCCACACATCCCGGGCCAGCGGGAGGGCTCGTCGACCAGCGGAAGCCCGGTTGGTCACCCGTCCGGGTGGCTCGGACCGCTCGAGCCGCCCCTGGGCCCCGGCGCTCACGTAGCGTGGTGTCCAGGACGACGCGACCGGCGAGAGACCCGGTCAGAGCACCGCGGCAGTCACTCTCTGTGATCAGTCGTCCTCGTGATCGCCGGCCCGGTCGGCCCCATTCCCCCGGGGCCGGCCGGGTCGGCCCCGCCGGCCGCCCTAGGCTGGCCGGTCGTGAGCACCCTCGACGTGAGCAGCCCGGAGGGGACCCGCCCGGTCGACGTGCTGACCGTGGTGTCCACCACCGACGTCACGCCCGCCGTGCGCCGGGTCTCGCTGTCGGCGTCTCCCGAGGTGGTCGCCGCAGCCGGACCCACCCTGGCCCTGCTCGTGCCCCGCGTCGGGGACCGCGCGCCCCGCTGGCCCGACGTGGCGCGGGACGGCCGGATCGTGTGGCCGCAGGGCAGCCACGGCGTCGCGCTGCGCAGCTACACCGCGCGCCGGCAGGACCCCGGTGCCGGTCTCGTCGACATCGACTTCGTGCTGCACGGCGACGGCCCCGCCGCCACCTGGGCCGCCGCTGCCACCCCGGGAGACGTGCTGGCCGTGGCCAGCGTGGCCCCCCTCGGGCACACCCCCGCCGGGTGGGTGCTGCTGGTCGGCGACGAGACCGCACTGCCGGCGATCAGCCGGATCCTCGCCGCGGCCGACCCCGGCACCCGGGGCGTGGCCCTGCTGGAGGTCGCCGGCGCCGCCGAGGAGCAGCCCCTGGCGCACCCCGCCGGGGTCGAGGTCCGCTGGCTGCACCGCGGGGACGCCGACCCGGGGGCACCCGACCTGCTGGTCGCCGCCGTCGCCGCCCTGGAGACGCCGGCCGACCCCGACGTCTTCGCCTGGGTCGCCGCGGAGTCCGCGACCGTCCGCGCCGTCCGGGCCGACCTCCGGGGACGGTGGGGCCTGGGCCGGGCCCAGCACCACGCGATCGGCTACTGGCGGCGTGGACGGGCGATGTCCCCCGCCGGGTGACACGGACGGCTTCGCAGACTCCTCACAGGTAGCGTCCAGTCCGGGCCCAGTCGCTGCGAACAACCTGTGGCCCATGACGACGACGGCACCGGAGCGCGGAGGGCACGTGAGCAGCAGCGCGGGACCCCGGACCCCCGAGGCGCGGCTCCTCGTGGTGGACGACGAGCCGAACATCCGCGAGCTGCTCTCGGCCAGCCTGCGGTACGCCGGCTTCGAGGTGGCGACCGCCGCCGACGGCCAGCAGGCCCTCGCCGTCGCCGCGCAGTTCCGCCCCGACCTGCTGGTGCTCGACGTGATGATGCCCGGCCTCGACGGCTTCGGCGTCGTCCGCCGACTGCGGCAGAACGGCACCCAGACCCCGGTGCTGTTCCTCACCGCCCGGGACGCCGCCGAGGACAAGGTGTCGGGCCTGACGCTGGGCGGCGACGACTACGTCACCAAGCCCTTCAGCCTCGACGAGGTCCTGGCCCGCATCCGCGCCGTGCTGCGCCGCAGCCTCAGCGCCCGGCCGGTCGGTGAGGCCCCGCGGCTGGTGTTCGCCGACATCGAGCTGGACGAGGAGTCCCACGAGGTCCTCAAGGCCGGCGAGCTGATCAGCCTGTCGCCCACGGAGTTCAAGCTGCTGCGCTACCTGATGAGCAACCCGGGCCGGGTGCTCTCCAAGGCGCAGATCCTCGACCACGTGTGGAACTACGACTTCAACGGCGAGGCCAACGTCGTGGAGTCCTACATCTCCTACCTGCGCCGCAAGATCGACACCACCGAGCCCCGGTTGCTGCACACCCTGCGCGGCGTCGGCTACTCGTTGCGCCTGCCCCGCGGGAGCTGAGCCGCCCCCGTGTCCGGCAGCGCCACCGATCTCCTGGAGGCCGACCAGCCGCCGCTGCACCCGCAACGGGTGCCGCTGCGGATCACCCTGGTCGGCCTCCTCGTCGTGCTGGTCGCCCTGGCGCTGGCGGCCACCGGCTTCGCGGCGACCAACCTCCTGCGCGAGTACCTCGTCGACCAGCAGGACGCCCAGCTCAGCGGCTACGCCCGCGACCTGGAGGGCGACCCGGCGACGACCCAGACCAACTGCAGCTCACCGGGGTTCCCCTTCGGCGCCAGCTACTTCGCCTGCGTGCCCACCGACGGCCAGACCCGGGTCTTCTACGGTCCGCGGACGAGCGTCTCCTCCCTGCCCGACGTCTCGGCCATCGACGTGGACAGCATCGCCGCCTACGACGACGCACCGCTCACCGTCCGCGGGGCCGACGGCAGCACCTCCTGGCGGCTGGTGGCCGCCCAGGTCTCGGACGGGCTCGTCGTGGTGGTGGGCATCGACCTGTCCGACGACGAGAAGATCCTCGGCCGGCTGATCGCCATCCAGGTCGTCGTCGGCCTGCTGGTGCTGGTGCTGCTGGGCGTCGCCGGGTACCTGCTGGTGCGCAACTCGTTGCGCCCGCTGGTCGAGGTCGAGCACACGGCGGCCGCGATCGCCGGCGGCGACCTGTCCCGCCGGGTGCCCGCCGGCGACGACCGCACCGAGGTCGGGCGGCTGTCCACGGCGCTCAACGGGATGCTCAGCCGGATCGAGGGCGCGTTCCGGGCGCAGGCGACGTCGGAGGAGCAGGCCCGGGCCTCGGAGGCCCGGATGCGCCGGTTCGTCGCCGACGCCAGCCACGAGCTGCGCACCCCGCTGACCTCGATCCGCGGCTTCGCCGAGCTGCACCGGCACGGCGCGGCCAGCGACCCGGAGAGCACCGCCCGGATGATGGGCCGGATCGAGGCCGAGGCCACCCGGATGGGCCTGCTCGTGGAGGACCTGCTGCAGCTGGCCCGGCTGGACCAGCAGCGCACCCTGGCTCTGCTCCCGGTCGACCTGGCCGAGGTCGCCGGGGACGCCGTCCACGACGCCGGCGCGGTCCAACCCGACCGGCCGGTGTCCCTGGTGCTCGAGCCATCCCTGACCGACGTCCCCGTGGTGCTGGGCGACGAGTCCCGGCTGCGCCAGGTGGTGGGCAACCTGGTCACCAACGCCCTCACCCACACCCCGGTCGACGCCGCGGTCACCGTGTCGCTGTCCGAGGACCCCGCGGACCCCGACGTGGTCACCCTGACCGTGGCCGACCGGGGCCCGGGCATGGACCCGGCCGACGCCGAGCGGGTCTTCGAGCGCTTCTACCGGGCCGATGCCTCGCGCACCCGGGCCGCCGGGGGCACCGGGCTGGGCCTGTCCATCGTGTCCTCGCTGGTGCAGGCGCACGGTGGCACCGTCACCGTGCGGACGGCGCCCGGTGAGGGGGCAGCCTTCGTCGTCCGGCTGCCCCGGTCCGGCCCCCCGGACAGCGGCCAGCTGGTGCCCGGGGAGGACCCCGACCCCGCCACCGACGCCCCCGGCTAGCCTCCCCCGGTGCCCGCCCCGCAGACCCCTCGCCGCGACGCCGTGGACCGGCTCGGTGCCGCCACCCGCCGGCTGCGCAGCGCCGTCGTCGGCACCGAGGCCCCCGACGACGTGCTGGACGACGTCGTCGCGCAGCTGGACGCACTGACCGACCTGCTGGCCGCGCACCCCCGGGCCGCCGGTGAGCCGCCCTCGGCCGACCGACGGGCCGACGGCGGCCTCGCCCCCACCGGCGCCTCGGCGTTCGACCCGGCCACCGGCAGCGGCAGCCCGGTCGCCCCCGCCGCTCACCGTCACCCGCGCCCACCACGCCGCCACCGGCACCTGCCGGCTGGGCGCCGTGCAGCAGGGGGCACCCGGTGCGGTGCACGGCGGGGTGCTGGCCCTGCTCCTGGAGACGATGACCGGCCAGGCGGTGCTGGGCGACGACCAGCCGCGGCTGGTCAGCAAGCTGGCGATCGCCTACCGCGGGCCCGTGCCCCAGGACGCCGACCTGGTGCTCGAGGCCCGGGTCACCTCGGCCGAGGACACCCGGTGGCGGGTGACCACCACGCTGGCCACCGCGGCCGACCCGGCGACGGTGCTGACCGAGTGCCAGGGCACCGTCCTGCAGCTGCGCCCCGACCAGCTGGCCCGGCACCGCGCCCTGCAGGCCTGACCGGGCGGGATACGGTCCGGCGGTGACCACCGAGAGCCCCTACGACCCCGAGCTGATGGCCGCGGTCACCGACCTGGGCGACGCCGTCCGCGAGCTGGTGCAGGCCTCGGTGCGCACCACGGTCGGCCCCAGCCAGCTCGCCGCCGCCGCTGCCCGGGCGCGGGAGATCAGCCGGGGGCTGCTCACCAGCACCCGGGACCGGCACGAGCTCCCGGCCCTGGACGACCCGGTCGCCTTCCGCCGGGTGTTCTCCCCGGTCACCGGGGTGGGCAGCGCGATCGCCCCGCCGCTGCGCATCCGCCGGGACGGGGCCGGCGTGGTCGCCGAGGCCACCCTGGGCCTGCAGTACGAGGGCCCGCCCGGCTTCCTGCACGGCGGCATGAGCGGTCTGCTGATGGACCAGCTGCTGGGCTCCGCCGCAGTCGCCGCGGACCGCTGGGGCATGACGGCGCACCTGGAGCTGGACTACCGCGGCCCGGTGCCGCTGCAGACGCCGCTGGTGTTCCGCGCCTGGGTGGCCGAGGAGGACGGCCGCAAGACCACGGTCCACGGCAGCGTCGCCCTGGCCGCCGACCCCGACCGGGTGCTCGTCTCCGTGCGCGGGCTCTTCGTCACCCCCCGGGACGAGCAGATGGCCGCCTACTTCGGCGAGATCACCGACGCCTCCGGCAAGCACGCCCCGCCCGGTCGGGCCACCGACGCCACCGCCCTGCACCCCGGGGACGACGCGTGAGCCGCAGCGACGTCGAGGTCGCCGCCCTCGCCGCCCGGGCCGCCGCCGACGTCCTGCTGCCGCTGCTGCAGGCCGGTGAGCTGCACGACGAGGCCCTCGGCGACGCCGGGGACGCCGCCGCCCAGGCCGCGATCGCCGCCGTCCTCGCTGAGCACCGGCCCGACGACGCGGTGTTCAGCGAGGAGGCCGTCGACGACCCGGCCCGGCTCACCGCGGACCGGCTGTGGATCGTCGACCCGCTGGACGGCACCCGGGAGTACCGCTCCGGGGACCGGCACGACTGGGCGGTGCACGTGGCGTTGTGGGAACGCTCCGCGGGCGACCTGACGGCAGCGGCCGTGGGGCTGCCCGCACTCGGCGAGGTGGTCACCACCGACCCGGCCCCGGTCGTCCCCCCGGTGCCCGACGGTCCGCTGCGCGTCGCGGTGTCCCGCAGCCGACCGCCGGCGCAGGCCCGGGCCGCCGCGGACGCCCTGGGCGCCGTCCTCGTGCCGTTGGGGTCGGCCGGCTACAAGACGCTGGCCGTGGTGCGTGGGGAGGCCGACGCCTACGTGCACGCCGGCGGGATGTACCAGTGGGACTCCGCCGCCCCGGTCGCCGTCGCCCGCGCAGCGGGGCTGTTCGCCTCCCGGCTGGACGGCTCGCCGCTGCAGTACGCGGTGGCCGAGGCGTGGCTGCCCGACCTGGTCGTGTGTCGGCCCGAGCTGGCCGACCGGGTGCTGGCCGCGGTGCGCGCCGGGGCATGAGCGAGACTGATCGGGCAATCCCCACCTGACTGGTGGGGATGACCCGTCCGTCGCCCTCGAGCACCCGGAGCACCTGCGCGTGAGCACCCCTGAGCACCGGCTGACCCAGCTGCAGACCCTCGAGGCCGAGTCGATCCACGTGATCCGCGAGGTCGCCGCCGAGCTCGAGCGTCCGGTGCTGCTGTTCAGCGGCGGCAAGGACTCGATCGTCATGCTCGAGCTGGCCCGCAAGGCCTTCGCCCCGGCCCGCATCCCGTTCCCGGTGATGCATGTGGACACCGGGCTGAACTTCCCCGAGGTGCTGGCCTTCCGTGACCGCCGGGTGGCCGAGCTCGGGGTGGAGCTCGTCGTGGCCTCCGTGCCCGACGCGATCGCCGCCGGCACGGTGAAGCAGGAGCCCAACGGCTCCCGCAACCGC
This sequence is a window from Geodermatophilaceae bacterium NBWT11. Protein-coding genes within it:
- a CDS encoding DUF2795 domain-containing protein: MRDDVLAAESEAVTRTGHDGRVEESREAEPSGEDQPDVDAAPDGTLTGGVPAGTDAATVQLRSELARWLDRADFPSTGADLVEAARDHRAPDAVADELSRLPGGETYTRIGEVVRALGHPTED
- a CDS encoding DUF2945 domain-containing protein; this encodes MSDDLKKGDDVTWKTHGTKTEGTVTRKITEETEAGGRTVKASEDEPQYEVESDKSGKTAVHKPEALDKQ
- a CDS encoding siderophore-interacting protein; amino-acid sequence: MSTLDVSSPEGTRPVDVLTVVSTTDVTPAVRRVSLSASPEVVAAAGPTLALLVPRVGDRAPRWPDVARDGRIVWPQGSHGVALRSYTARRQDPGAGLVDIDFVLHGDGPAATWAAAATPGDVLAVASVAPLGHTPAGWVLLVGDETALPAISRILAAADPGTRGVALLEVAGAAEEQPLAHPAGVEVRWLHRGDADPGAPDLLVAAVAALETPADPDVFAWVAAESATVRAVRADLRGRWGLGRAQHHAIGYWRRGRAMSPAG
- a CDS encoding response regulator transcription factor, translating into MTTTAPERGGHVSSSAGPRTPEARLLVVDDEPNIRELLSASLRYAGFEVATAADGQQALAVAAQFRPDLLVLDVMMPGLDGFGVVRRLRQNGTQTPVLFLTARDAAEDKVSGLTLGGDDYVTKPFSLDEVLARIRAVLRRSLSARPVGEAPRLVFADIELDEESHEVLKAGELISLSPTEFKLLRYLMSNPGRVLSKAQILDHVWNYDFNGEANVVESYISYLRRKIDTTEPRLLHTLRGVGYSLRLPRGS
- a CDS encoding HAMP domain-containing histidine kinase, which codes for MPLRITLVGLLVVLVALALAATGFAATNLLREYLVDQQDAQLSGYARDLEGDPATTQTNCSSPGFPFGASYFACVPTDGQTRVFYGPRTSVSSLPDVSAIDVDSIAAYDDAPLTVRGADGSTSWRLVAAQVSDGLVVVVGIDLSDDEKILGRLIAIQVVVGLLVLVLLGVAGYLLVRNSLRPLVEVEHTAAAIAGGDLSRRVPAGDDRTEVGRLSTALNGMLSRIEGAFRAQATSEEQARASEARMRRFVADASHELRTPLTSIRGFAELHRHGAASDPESTARMMGRIEAEATRMGLLVEDLLQLARLDQQRTLALLPVDLAEVAGDAVHDAGAVQPDRPVSLVLEPSLTDVPVVLGDESRLRQVVGNLVTNALTHTPVDAAVTVSLSEDPADPDVVTLTVADRGPGMDPADAERVFERFYRADASRTRAAGGTGLGLSIVSSLVQAHGGTVTVRTAPGEGAAFVVRLPRSGPPDSGQLVPGEDPDPATDAPG
- a CDS encoding PaaI family thioesterase is translated as MTTESPYDPELMAAVTDLGDAVRELVQASVRTTVGPSQLAAAAARAREISRGLLTSTRDRHELPALDDPVAFRRVFSPVTGVGSAIAPPLRIRRDGAGVVAEATLGLQYEGPPGFLHGGMSGLLMDQLLGSAAVAADRWGMTAHLELDYRGPVPLQTPLVFRAWVAEEDGRKTTVHGSVALAADPDRVLVSVRGLFVTPRDEQMAAYFGEITDASGKHAPPGRATDATALHPGDDA
- a CDS encoding 3'(2'),5'-bisphosphate nucleotidase CysQ, translated to MSRSDVEVAALAARAAADVLLPLLQAGELHDEALGDAGDAAAQAAIAAVLAEHRPDDAVFSEEAVDDPARLTADRLWIVDPLDGTREYRSGDRHDWAVHVALWERSAGDLTAAAVGLPALGEVVTTDPAPVVPPVPDGPLRVAVSRSRPPAQARAAADALGAVLVPLGSAGYKTLAVVRGEADAYVHAGGMYQWDSAAPVAVARAAGLFASRLDGSPLQYAVAEAWLPDLVVCRPELADRVLAAVRAGA